From one Solanum stenotomum isolate F172 chromosome 12, ASM1918654v1, whole genome shotgun sequence genomic stretch:
- the LOC125848364 gene encoding protein DETOXIFICATION 14-like produces the protein MEEELPQSLKLEKKWQISWDALSQELKKTSRIVAPMVAVTVFQYLLQVVSIIMVGHLGQLTLSSVAIATSLTNVTGFSLLSGLVGGLETLCGQAYGAKQYHKLSTYTYTAIISLFLVCLPICVLWFFMDKLLILIGQDHEISIEARKYAIWAIPALFGGAISKPLVRYLQTQSLILPMLLSSLAVLCLHLPISWGFIFKLELGNIGAAIAFSVSTWLYVLFLALHVSFSTSCEKTRTPFSMDVFLGIKEFFRLAVPSAVMVCLKWWSLEVLTLLSGLLPNPTLEASVLSICLTISTLHFTIPYGFGAAASTRVSNELGAGNPQRARMAVQVVMILAVIETVVLSTSMFGSRHILGRAFSNEKQVVDYIASMTPLLCLSIITDSLQAVISGIARGSGWQHIGAYINLGAFYLIAIPLAVVLGFTLHMKAKGLWIGIVVGSTIQSIILSIVTCFTDWEKQAKKARERIHEGTS, from the exons ATGGAAGAGGAGTTGCCACAAAGcttaaaattggaaaagaaatgGCAGATAAGTTGGGATGCTTTatctcaagaactaaagaaaacgAGTCGAATCGTTGCTCCAATGGTAGCAGTCACAGTGTTTCAGTACCTCTTGCAAGTTGTATCGATCATAATGGTTGGACATCTTGGACAATTAACCCTGTCTAGTGTAGCCATTGCAACTTCTCTTACTAACGTCACCGGTTTCAGCCTACTT TCAGGGCTAGTTGGTGGTTTGGAGACACTATGTGGACAAGCTTATGGAGCTAAGCAATACCACAAACTAAGTACATATACGTATACTGCTATAATCTCTCTGTTTCTTGTATGCTTACCGATATGTGTGTTGTGGTTCTTCATGGAcaaattgcttatattgattgGACAAGATCATGAAATCTCAATTGAAGCGCGGAAGTATGCAATATGGGCAATCCCTGCTTTGTTTGGTGGTGCAATTTCTAAACCATTAGTTAGATACTTGCAGACACAGAGCTTGATTCTACCTATGCTTCTATCTTCGTTGGCTGTTTTATGCTTACACTTGCCGATAAGTTGGggtttcatatttaaattggAGCTAGGAAACATTGGAGCTGCTATAGCCTTCAGTGTATCCACTTGGTTATATGTACTATTTCTTGCATTACATGTCAGTTTTTCTACCTCTTGTGAGAAGACTCGAACGCCTTTCTCCATGGATGTCTTCTTAGGTATCAAAGAATTCTTCCGTCTAGCTGTCCCTTCTGCTGTCATGGTTTG CCTCAAATGGTGGTCACTTGAAGTGCTTACTCTGCTATCAGGCCTTTTACCAAATCCAACACTTGAGGCATCAGTGTTGTCAATATG CTTAACAATTTCCACTTTACACTTCACTATACCATATGGCTTTGGAGCAGCTGCAAG TACTCGTGTTTCGAATGAATTGGGAGCTGGGAATCCTCAACGAGCTCGAATGGCAGTTCAGGTAGTAATGATTCTTGCAGTAATAGAGACAGTAGTGTTAAGCACAAGTATGTTCGGAAGCAGACATATATTAGGAAGAGCATTTAGCAATGAAAAGCAAGTTGTGGATTATATTGCTTCAATGACTCCTCTTCTATGTCTGTCTATTATCACAGACAGCTTACAAGCCGTCATCTCTG GTATAGCAAGGGGAAGTGGATGGCAACATATAGGGGCATACATAAATTTAGGGGCATTTTATTTGATAGCAATACCTTTAGCAGTGGTGTTAGGATTCACTCTACATATGAAAGCAAAGGGTCTTTGGATTGGAATAGTGGTTGGTTCTACTATACAATCCATCATTCTATCTATTGTTACATGTTTTACAGACTGGGAAAAACAG GCAAAGAAGGCAAGAGAAAGGATACACGAAGGGACAAGTTAA
- the LOC125848333 gene encoding protein DETOXIFICATION 14-like isoform X1, with the protein MEEALLGESLRGRRWDVFVEELKKVSYIAIPMVVVTVSQHLLRVVSMMMIGHLSELSLSGAAIATSLTNVTGFSLLFGMSSALETLCGQAYGAEEYRKLGIYTNGAIISLLVVCIPISVLWLFVDKFLILIGQDPLISIEAGKYSSWLIATLFPYAILQALIRYLQTQSLILPMLMSSIAALCFHVPICWAFVFKLNLGSGGAAIAIGLSYSFNVLLLCLYVKYSSSCEKTRLCFTKEVLPSTKEFFHLAIPSASMVCLEWWTSEIVILLAGLLPKPQLETSVLSICLLVSSLHYFIPFSIGAGVSTRISNELGAGNPEAARMSVLSVTVLGMAEAIVASIILLCSCHVLGYAFSNEKEVVYYLRDMTPLLCLLIATDCIQAVLSGVARGSGWQHLGAYVNLGSYYLVGVPVAILLGFYLHLKGKGLWIGLNAGSLVQSLLFSLITCLTDWQKQASIARERIFHSKECARLLAN; encoded by the exons ATGGAAGAAGCATTGTTAGGGGAAAGTTTGAGGGGACGAAGATGGGATGTGTTTGTGGAAGAGTTGAAGAAAGTGAGCTATATAGCAATACCCATGGTGGTGGTTACTGTATCACAGCACCTTTTGAGGGTTGTGTCTATGATGATGATTGGCCATCTCAGTGAACTTTCCCTTTCTGGGGCTGCTATTGCTACCTCTCTTACCAATGTTACTGGCTTCAGTCTACTT TTTGGAATGTCTAGTGCTTTAGAGACTCTCTGTGGACAAGCTTATGGAGCTGAAGAGTACCGGAAGCTAGGAATCTACACGAATGGGGCAATTATATCTCTCCTTGTGGTTTGCATACCGATATCTGTTCTGTGGCTTTTTGTGGACAAATTTCTTATACTCATAGGTCAAGACCCTCTTATTTCCATAGAAGCAGGCAAATATTCAAGTTGGCTCATTGCTACTTTATTTCCTTATGCTATTCTACAAGCATTGATCCGGTACTTGCAGACTCAAAGCTTGATTCTTCCAATGCTTATGAGCTCAATTGCAGCTCTTTGCTTTCACGTGCCTATCTGTTGGGCGTTTGTATTCAAGCTAAACTTGGGAAGCGGTGGAGCTGCAATTGCAATTGGATTGTCTTATTCGTTCAATGTGCTCTTGCTTTGTTTATATGTCAAATACTCTTCCTCTTGTGAAAAGACTCGTCTTTGTTTCACGAAAGAAGTTTTGCCTAGCACAAAGGAATTCTTTCATTTGGCTATCCCTTCCGCTAGCATGGTTTG TCTTGAATGGTGGACATCCGAGATAGTGATACTGCTGGCTGGTCTCTTGCCAAAACCTCAACTTGAAACTTCAGTGCTTTCAATATG CCTCTTAGTTTCTTCGCTTCAttatttcataccattttcCATTGGTGCTGGTGTAAG CACTAGAATTTCTAATGAACTAGGTGCTGGGAATCCTGAAGCAGCTAGAATGTCTGTCTTGTCAGTAACTGTGCTCGGAATGGCAGAGGCCATAGTAGCAAGTATCATTCTTCTTTGCTCCTGTCACGTTCTGGGATATGCATTCAGTAATGAGAAGGAAGTAGTGTATTATCTCAGAGACATGACTCCACTTCTTTGTCTCTTGATTGCAACAGACTGCATTCAGGCTGTACTTTCTG GTGTTGCAAGAGGAAGTGGATGGCAGCATTTGGGAGCCTATGTCAATCTGGGCTCATACTATCTGGTTGGAGTCCCAGTTGCCATATTGTTGGGTTTCTATCTCCATTTAAAAGGGAAGGGACTCTGGATTGGACTAAATGCAGGCTCATTAGTACAATCTCTTCTGTTTTCCCTTATAACATGTCTCACGGATTGGCAAAAGCAG GCATCAATTGCTAGGGAAAGAATATTTCATTCAAAAGAGTGTGCGCGCTTACTGGCCAACTGA
- the LOC125848194 gene encoding protein DETOXIFICATION 2-like, which produces MAESMEEQLLGNEENRRWIITTEWETYSQELKKLSYIAAPMVAVSVLQYLLQVVSMMMVGHLDQISLSSVAIATSITNVTGFSLLSGLVGGLETLSGQAYGANQWQKVGTYTYSAVISLLIVCIPISILWLFMDKLLILMGQDPVISVEAYKFSLWLTPALFGSAILKPLFRYLQIQSLILPMLVTAFLVLCLHTSLSWFFIFQLGLGKSGAAIAFCFSIWTFVALLVFYISRSSSCERTRTYLNKDAFLAVGQFFRYATPSALMVCLKWWSFEVLILLSGLLPNPKLETSVLSICLTISSLHFVIPFGLGVGASTRVSNELGSGNPQKALVAVRVAMFLAVVETVVVSTVTFLCRGVLGKAYSNDEQVVDYVAAIAPFLCLSFITDSLQAVISGIARGSGWQIIGAYVNLGAFYLVGIPVASLLCFLVNLKAKGLWIGLLVGSAIQATSFSLILVFSDWQKQAIKAKKRVSEKRSSEENNKRGLIR; this is translated from the exons ATGGCTGAATCCATGGAAGAGCAGTTGCTGGGAAATGAAGAGAATAGAAGATGGATAATAACAACGGAATGGGAAACTTATTCTCAAGAACTGAAGAAGTTGAGTTATATAGCAGCACCAATGGTGGCAGTTTCCGTATTGCAGTATCTATTGCAAGTTGTATCCATGATGATGGTTGGACATCTTGACCAGATTTCACTCTCAAGTGTTGCTATTGCTACTTCTATAACCAACGTTACCGGCTTCTCTCTTCTG TCAGGGCTGGTTGGTGGTTTGGAGACTCTGTCCGGGCAAGCATATGGTGCAAATCAATGGCAAAAAGTCGGTACTTATACTTACAGTGCAGTAATATCTCTACTTATTGTGTGCATCCCAATCAGTATCTTATGGCTCTTCATGGACAAGCTGCTCATTTTAATGGGACAAGACCCTGTAATTTCAGTTGAAGCTTATAAGTTTTCTCTGTGGcttacccctgcactatttgGAAGTGCAATTCTTAAGCCTCTATTCAGATATTTGCAGATTCAAAGTTTGATTCTTCCGATGCTCGTAACCGCCTTTCTGGTTCTATGTCTCCACACATCTCTGTCCTGGTTTTTCATATTTCAGTTGGGACTAGGAAAATCAGGAGCAGCTATAGCCTTTTGTTTTTCAATCTGGACTTTTGTAGCATTACTTGTGTTTTACATCAGTCGATCGAGTTCTTGTGAGAGGACTCGAACTTATCTGAATAAAGATGCCTTCCTTGCTGTCGGACAATTCTTTCGTTATGCAACTCCATCCGCTTTAATGGTTTG CCTTAAATGGTGGTCATTTGAGGTGCTCATTTTGCTATCTGGACTTTTACCAAATCCAAAACTTGAAACATCAGTACTATCAATATG CTTAACGATTTCTTCATTGCACTTTGTTATACCATTTGGATTGGGAGTTGGTGCAAG CACGAGGGTGTCAAATGAATTGGGATCTGGTAATCCTCAGAAGGCTCTAGTGGCAGTTAGAGTTGCAATGTTTCTTGCAGTTGTAGAGACGGTCGTGGTGAGCACAGTAACATTCTTATGCCGCGGAGTTTTGGGTAAAGCCTATAGCAATGATGAACAAGTGGTGGATTATGTTGCTGCAATTGCCCCTTTTCTGTGTCTATCATTCATCACAGATAGCTTACAAGCAGTTATCTCTG GAATAGCTAGGGGAAGTGGATGGCAGATTATTGGTGCATATGTGAATCTTGGAGCATTCTATCTAGTTGGAATCCCAGTTGCTTCTCTACTGTGCTTCCTTGTAAATCTGAAAGCAAAGGGCCTTTGGATTGGACTATTGGTTGGTTCTGCAATTCAAGCAACTAGTTTTTCCCTCATACTAGTTTTCAGTGATTGGCAAAAACag GCAATAAAGGCTAAGAAGAGGGTATCAGAAAAGAGATCATCAGAAGAGAATAATAAGAGGGGACTAATAAGATGA
- the LOC125848333 gene encoding protein DETOXIFICATION 14-like isoform X2, whose protein sequence is MEEALLGESLRGRRWDVFVEELKKVSYIAIPMVVVTVSQHLLRVVSMMMIGHLSELSLSGAAIATSLTNVTGFSLLFGMSSALETLCGQAYGAEEYRKLGIYTNGAIISLLVVCIPISVLWLFVDKFLILIGQDPLISIEAGKYSSWLIATLFPYAILQALIRYLQTQSLILPMLMSSIAALCFHVPICWAFVFKLNLGSGGAAIAIGLSYSFNVLLLCLYVKYSSSCEKTRLCFTKEVLPSTKEFFHLAIPSASMVCLEWWTSEIVILLAGLLPKPQLETSVLSICLLVSSLHYFIPFSIGAGVRISNELGAGNPEAARMSVLSVTVLGMAEAIVASIILLCSCHVLGYAFSNEKEVVYYLRDMTPLLCLLIATDCIQAVLSGVARGSGWQHLGAYVNLGSYYLVGVPVAILLGFYLHLKGKGLWIGLNAGSLVQSLLFSLITCLTDWQKQASIARERIFHSKECARLLAN, encoded by the exons ATGGAAGAAGCATTGTTAGGGGAAAGTTTGAGGGGACGAAGATGGGATGTGTTTGTGGAAGAGTTGAAGAAAGTGAGCTATATAGCAATACCCATGGTGGTGGTTACTGTATCACAGCACCTTTTGAGGGTTGTGTCTATGATGATGATTGGCCATCTCAGTGAACTTTCCCTTTCTGGGGCTGCTATTGCTACCTCTCTTACCAATGTTACTGGCTTCAGTCTACTT TTTGGAATGTCTAGTGCTTTAGAGACTCTCTGTGGACAAGCTTATGGAGCTGAAGAGTACCGGAAGCTAGGAATCTACACGAATGGGGCAATTATATCTCTCCTTGTGGTTTGCATACCGATATCTGTTCTGTGGCTTTTTGTGGACAAATTTCTTATACTCATAGGTCAAGACCCTCTTATTTCCATAGAAGCAGGCAAATATTCAAGTTGGCTCATTGCTACTTTATTTCCTTATGCTATTCTACAAGCATTGATCCGGTACTTGCAGACTCAAAGCTTGATTCTTCCAATGCTTATGAGCTCAATTGCAGCTCTTTGCTTTCACGTGCCTATCTGTTGGGCGTTTGTATTCAAGCTAAACTTGGGAAGCGGTGGAGCTGCAATTGCAATTGGATTGTCTTATTCGTTCAATGTGCTCTTGCTTTGTTTATATGTCAAATACTCTTCCTCTTGTGAAAAGACTCGTCTTTGTTTCACGAAAGAAGTTTTGCCTAGCACAAAGGAATTCTTTCATTTGGCTATCCCTTCCGCTAGCATGGTTTG TCTTGAATGGTGGACATCCGAGATAGTGATACTGCTGGCTGGTCTCTTGCCAAAACCTCAACTTGAAACTTCAGTGCTTTCAATATG CCTCTTAGTTTCTTCGCTTCAttatttcataccattttcCATTGGTGCTGGTGTAAG AATTTCTAATGAACTAGGTGCTGGGAATCCTGAAGCAGCTAGAATGTCTGTCTTGTCAGTAACTGTGCTCGGAATGGCAGAGGCCATAGTAGCAAGTATCATTCTTCTTTGCTCCTGTCACGTTCTGGGATATGCATTCAGTAATGAGAAGGAAGTAGTGTATTATCTCAGAGACATGACTCCACTTCTTTGTCTCTTGATTGCAACAGACTGCATTCAGGCTGTACTTTCTG GTGTTGCAAGAGGAAGTGGATGGCAGCATTTGGGAGCCTATGTCAATCTGGGCTCATACTATCTGGTTGGAGTCCCAGTTGCCATATTGTTGGGTTTCTATCTCCATTTAAAAGGGAAGGGACTCTGGATTGGACTAAATGCAGGCTCATTAGTACAATCTCTTCTGTTTTCCCTTATAACATGTCTCACGGATTGGCAAAAGCAG GCATCAATTGCTAGGGAAAGAATATTTCATTCAAAAGAGTGTGCGCGCTTACTGGCCAACTGA